Genomic DNA from Paenibacillus borealis:
GTCCGGTAAAGCCGAACGAGTTGATTTTGTAGGAAATCAACTGCTCCTTCACTTCGCCCAACTGGGCTTCGCTGCCGCTGAGCAAACGGTAGGATTCCTTTAATTCGTTTTTCTCGGAGCTGGCAATAATTCGCCCTTGTTCAATGAAGGTTATATAATCCGCACATCGTTCTAAGTCGGAGGTAATATGCGTAGAGAAAAGAATGCTGATCTCGCCGCCAATGATGAGCTCCTGAAAGATATCGAGCAGATCGTCTCTTGATACAGGATCGAGTCCGCTGGTCGGTTCATCCAGGATGAGCAGCTTTGCGCCATGCGATAGAGCAAGGGCCAAGCTGTACTTTACCTTCATCCCTCTTGACAGCTCCGCTATTTTCTTATTCTCGTCCAGCTTGAATCTCTTGAGATAATTGTAGTAAGTTTCATCATTCCAATGCTTATAGAACTTCTTGGTGATATCGGTCAGCGTCTTGATCTTGCTGCGTGTATAGAAATCAATATCACCGAATGCGCATCCAATTTCCTGCTTCAATTCAATTTCGTGTTCAGCGATGCTCTTGCCAAGAATGTATACCTCGCCGCTATCGGCTTGAACCATGTTCAAGATCGATTTGATTGTGGTCGTTTTTCCGGCGCCATTGGCCCCGATGAAACCCATAATGTAGCCCTTCTCCAATTGAAAAGATACATCCTTGATCTGAAATTGCGGATATCTTTTATTTAAATTCCGGATATCTAATGCCAGCATACCATACCTCCTCAGGAAATTGTGTATTCCGTGTATACACAATGTATCACGAGGTTTTGACAAAAGTCAATCAGTACATAGCACAGAACTGCCTGAGGACTGGCTTATGCGGCGTGAACCGGGGATGTATCCTTCTGCTTGCGCCGAAAGAACGGCTTACCTTTCGACCACTGGATGAACGGCCGCTCTATGGCATAATAAGAAATTACCGCTGCCGCATACGAGATTACGATGACGGTTACACTGATGCCGAGCCAGCGCCATACGTCCCTAACCCCGGAATGGTGATAATCCTCTATTCCGTACTTCTCGATTAACGTAATGAACAGATAGTGCCAAATATACAGGCCGAACGAAATCTTCGCGGTAAACCGGAAAAAACGGTTATCCAGTAAGCGCCCGACGATCACGCTGAACGGTGCCGACAGCAGCACGATTCCGAACAAAATGGCATAAGCCGGGAAGTAATAGGGCTGGTGCTGGAGGCTGAAGTCAAATTCGCCCTGGTGGCGCATACGCCAGATCAGCAAACCGGCAAGACCCAAAGCGGCAGCACCGGCTACATCGAACACCCCGAGCTTACGCAGCCGCTCCACCCTAGCACCAAGCTGCATAATTGCAGTCGTTATGCCTGCGGCCAGGATGCCGATCGAGAAATGGCCGAAGAATCCGACCGGATTGTAATTCGGCATCCAGAATTTCGCACCGCCAATCTGACCATATTGCCAGCCCCGGCCCTGCTGGCTTGGCGTAAACCACTGATGAATGAGAGCGTTTGCGGCTAGCAAGAGTCCAAACGTGACAATCCAGAACAAGACCGCTTTGCCGAACGAACGCCGCTTGCTGAGCACAAACAATACAGCCATAAACAAAGGCATAAGCATGTAGCTGAACACCTCGAAGCTGATCGACCAGAACGGCCCGTTCAAATCGGACGGAAAAAACGTTGTGTAGTGGAAGCCTGACGTAAACGTGAAGCCTGTAATGATTCGCCGCCACAAGAACTCCGTAGGAATGTCCAGCCTCCATACGAGCAACAGACAGACCAGGAAGGAAGCATAGAAGCCGGGCATAATTCTTGCAGCACGGCGCACTGCATACGTCCGGATAGATGGATACGGCTCTTTATTTAAGTAAGCGCTCCAGAAGGGGAACGACAGCAAAAAACCGCTTAACAGGAAAAACAAGCTGACCCCGCTGTTTCCAAGCAAAAAAACCGACTGCACTTCTTGAACCCAAGACTTTTGTGCGGGCATCGCCAGCTTTTGTGACAGATGATGCAGGATGACGGACAGGCAAGCGATCGCACGAATACCATCCGCTCCTGCTAAGCGGGTACGGCCTAACTGAATATTTGACATCAGCTACATTCCCTCTTTCCCTCAAATAAACATGGATTCCAGGCACTCATATCTTTCCATAAATTATAGAAAAATCCTTCAACGGTTCTAGAGAAAATTAAGCGCACAAAAAAAGAACCTTCCTCACCGGGAAAGTTCTCAGGCTGT
This window encodes:
- a CDS encoding ABC transporter ATP-binding protein, which encodes MLALDIRNLNKRYPQFQIKDVSFQLEKGYIMGFIGANGAGKTTTIKSILNMVQADSGEVYILGKSIAEHEIELKQEIGCAFGDIDFYTRSKIKTLTDITKKFYKHWNDETYYNYLKRFKLDENKKIAELSRGMKVKYSLALALSHGAKLLILDEPTSGLDPVSRDDLLDIFQELIIGGEISILFSTHITSDLERCADYITFIEQGRIIASSEKNELKESYRLLSGSEAQLGEVKEQLISYKINSFGFTGLIHTKDIDPSSSLRATTPSLDEIMIYFAKKEAVYV
- a CDS encoding acyltransferase family protein, which translates into the protein MSNIQLGRTRLAGADGIRAIACLSVILHHLSQKLAMPAQKSWVQEVQSVFLLGNSGVSLFFLLSGFLLSFPFWSAYLNKEPYPSIRTYAVRRAARIMPGFYASFLVCLLLVWRLDIPTEFLWRRIITGFTFTSGFHYTTFFPSDLNGPFWSISFEVFSYMLMPLFMAVLFVLSKRRSFGKAVLFWIVTFGLLLAANALIHQWFTPSQQGRGWQYGQIGGAKFWMPNYNPVGFFGHFSIGILAAGITTAIMQLGARVERLRKLGVFDVAGAAALGLAGLLIWRMRHQGEFDFSLQHQPYYFPAYAILFGIVLLSAPFSVIVGRLLDNRFFRFTAKISFGLYIWHYLFITLIEKYGIEDYHHSGVRDVWRWLGISVTVIVISYAAAVISYYAIERPFIQWSKGKPFFRRKQKDTSPVHAA